One Ananas comosus cultivar F153 linkage group 23, ASM154086v1, whole genome shotgun sequence genomic window carries:
- the LOC109728353 gene encoding protein TONNEAU 1a-like, with translation MDDYAREMMDLKTLITRTLEKKGVLAKIRAELRASVFEAIEEEDQVQENEDNVPPALLGSCNDRAKQLHASPSGRLLTALICEYLEWAQLGHTLKVYLPECNLPKDFWKDELRDFSSKNGNDMSRNEESGPMLLDVLEGYLKYENLSQTMLAGRRIPNPESESVSNMESRNARRPSSSSGVGGLPPLGRTVPVSQPSDRRFGPSIPNIRINEYNRRYDADEITEDVIRASNALENIHLDRKGRNLTSSRRVETSSMLCYRIHAGGNLPLPS, from the exons ATGGACGACTACGCGAGGGAGATGATGGatctcaaaaccctaatcaCTCGAACCCTCGAGAAGAAGGGCGTTCTCGCGAAGATTAGG GCTGAACTTAGAGCGAGTGTGTTTGAGGccatagaagaagaagatcaggttcaagaaaatgaagataaTGTTCCTCCTGCATTGCTTGGTAGCTGCAATGATCGTGCAAAGCAGCTGCATGCTTCTCCTTCAg GAAGGCTGTTGACAGCACTAATTTGTGAGTATTTGGAGTGGGCCCAGCTAGGACATACGCTCAAAGTTTATCTTCCTGAGTGTAACTTG CCGAAGGATTTCTGGAAAGATGAGCTAAGGGATTTTAGTAGCAAAAATGGAAATGACATGAGCAGGAATGAAGAAAGTGGTCCGATGCTTCTTGATGTTCTTGAaggatatttaaaatatgag AATCTATCTCAAACAATGTTAGCTGGAAGGAGAATACCTAATCCGGAGTCTGAGTCAGTATCGAATATGGAATCTAGGAATGCTAGGCGGCCATCATCTTCATCTGGTGTTGGGGGGTTGCCTCCTTTAGgaag GACGGTCCCAGTTTCACAGCCATCTG ATCGAAGATTTGGCCCTTCCATTCCTAATATCCGGATCAATGAGTACAACAGGAGATATGATGCTGATGAGATTACTGAAGATGTGATTCGAGCCTCGAATGCTTTAGAAAACATTCACTTGGACAGAAAAGGACGGAACTTAACCTCATCTCGGAG AGTTGAAACTTCATCCATGCTGTGTTATCGTATCCATGCTGGTGGTAACCTGCCTCTGCCTTCCTAg